The sequence TAGATCAAATAAAGAAAAAATTCTTTAAAAGCGAAAAAACTGACATTAATCATGCTTGTGAGCAACTCAAAAATACGGTTGACCAAAGCAATGCTCTTGAGGATGAATTGCAAAAAGAAGAGTATGCTCAGAACTATAATATTACAACACGCTGGCAAACAATTTAAGGTGAAGGTGTATTCATTTTTATGAATGAACTTTGATAAATTTTTAGGGATTATATTTTTCTGACATTCCTAACTGTGTATACCCGGACATGATTGCCATTAACCTCCTGATTTAATTTGAGTATAATTCTTCTTTCCCCAGTTTTGTACAAAAATATTTACTTCATTCAGCCTTTTTAAATTACTTGGGATCTAAGAACAACAGAGTTGGAAAAGGTTCTAAAAATGGTTTGCGAATCTGAAAATAAACGATTCGGAATTTTCATATTGGTGAAATAGATTCAATAATACCTCAATTAACACTTGTATTCTTAAAGAAATTGGAAACTTATAGCGGCTAATTTTATATTTTTGCTTCCAATGAGATTTGGAGAGTTATACAGGAGAAATATTTATGGAGTAATTGGTACGCTGGTATTCCATATTCTTTTGTTTTCTACCTTTTTATTAGCCGATGTAGACATAAAAGGTAATGTAAAAGAGGAGGAAATAATCATTGAGTTTCCTGAAGAAATGTTTGAACCCGAGTTGAATGAACCGGAAACTCAGGAAGAAAATAAGCAAGAAATATCTCCCGTACAAAATACCAATACCAGAACAAACATTGCATCAAATCAATCAGCTACTGAAAATATAACAACCTCAACAGATGATTTTTTTGATGAAGACTATTTAAAAGAAGTGGAAGCCGCCAAAAAGCTCGTTTCAAATGTAAATGAAAACCTGGCGAAAGAAGTAATTGATTTAAGTGATATAAAAATGCCGGTTGAAACGACGGAGGGCATGGACCGCGACTCGATAAAGAACATAATATATGCAGGCGAAAGTAATATAATTTATTACCTCGAAAATCGATATCATATTAGTTTACCAGTTCCAGTATATTTAAGTCAGGGAGGTGGTACAGTTGTAGTCGATATTGTGGTTAACCGGCAGGGTAAAGTCGTTGACGCTGTTCCTCGCGAGAATAGCTCTATTCACGATAAACAAATATATGCTTATGCCCGTGAGGCTGCTATCCGCACTATATTCAACAGCGACAATACAGCACCTGCAGCCCAAAACGGAACCATTAAATACACGTTTGTAGCTCAGTAAAGTAATTGTTAATTGTAATTCACTTTAACACCATTTAACATCTTTTATTTGTCGAGTTTACAATATGCCCTTATATTTGTCATACGTTTATTTTCATAAGTTTAGGTTTAGTTAGGTTAGTTAGTTTAATGAGAAAAGGATGGGTTGTTGAACCTGTCCTTTTTGTTTTAATAACCTCTACCAAACAATAAATCCAAAAGTTTTCTTCTTTTTTTAATTAAATTTCTATCTTTATCAAGATATGTAAAGTCTTGTTAATAAGACCAATTAGGACTTTCTAACAACGACGCTAATTAATTTGTGAATAGAATAATTTTAAATAAAGGGTTACCTTTTGCCCAATAATCGAATAATATATTAGAAGATGATAAATTATACGGATGCGCAAATCCTGAAAGGAATCTTAAGGCACGATAATTTAATTTTACAGTACATCTATAAACAGTACTACTATAAAGTAAATTATTTCATTAAGAAAAACCAAGGTAATGAGGACGATGCCAGTGATATATTTCAGGAAGCTATTATCGTTATTTACAGAAAATTAAAAGAAAACGATTTAATTTTCGAAAAAAGTTCTTTTCAAGGTTATTTATTCTCTGTTTGTCGGTTTTTGTGGTTGAAACAACTCGAGAAGCGAAGAATAGAGAGAGAAAAGCTGAATGATTCACTACCATTTCAGGAAGACGTTTACGATGACAACCTGGTTGAAATTGTAGATAAGAATGAAAAATATGGTTTGTATCAGAAGCATTTTAAAACTTTGAGTACAGATTGTCAAAAGCTATTGCAGATGTTTTTTGAAAAAGTCCCGCTGCGTGAGATTGCGAAGATTATGGGCTATAAAACGGAAAAATATGCTAAAACGAGAAAGTATAAATGTAAAGAACTGTTGATAAAGCGCATTAAGCAAGATACAGAATTTAAAAAGATACTTGAAGATGACACCTAAAGCAGAATTATTTGGACGCATTGAAGATTACTGTTTAGAATTATTAAACAATCAAGAGAGAGAAGAATTTGAAAAAGAATTAGAGTTAAACCAGGAGTTAAGAGAAGAAGTAGAACTTCACAAAAACATTCAGTCGGCAGTGCTCGAAATGGATGTTCTCGATCTCAAAGGGAAACTCGATGAAATTCAATCAAACAGTACCAAAAATGGTAAATTAAATGGCTCATTTGAGCTATTAGAGGACTTAAGCGAGTTCGAGGAATTTACCGAAGAGTTAAGCCCCGAAGAGCTTATTGAAAGTTTCGAATCGCTCCCAAAAGTTCATGTATATCAACATGAGCGAACAAGCAACGAAAACATTCATCATTATTACAAAGAACAAAACGGTTCTGATCAGGCCATTATGGAAGAAGAAGATCTGAACGGTTTTGACATGGAAGGTCTTGAAGGATTAGAAGAAGCTGTTTTGGAAACAGATATTTTAAACCTTCGCGATACCTTGCAACAAGTTGCCAAATCGGTTGAACCACAATATTCTGCAGAAGATATTGATAACTATCTAAATGGGGAGATGGGAGACGATATTTTGGCAGAATTCGAAGATGAAATTGCTCAAAATGAGTACCTGCAATCAGAAGTTAATCTGCATAAAGATGTTGAGTTTGCTGTAGCAGAGTCTGATGTTATGGACCTTAGAAATGAATTAAGAAATATAATGGATGCTGAGACCTCATGGAATGTGAGTGAGCACACTATTGAAGACTTTATTGACGGCATACTCGAAGATGAAAGCCTATTGGAAGAGTTCAGTGCTGAACTGAAAGAAAATACTGATCTAATGGCTGAAGTCAATCTGCGTGAGAATATAAATGGTGCTGTAGCTGAAGTCGATATTATGGCATTACGTCAGAAATTGAAGGACGCCAGATCCGAATCAGAAAAGAAAGAGGTCAAATCGATTGTTATGCCTCGTTTCGAGATTGGTTCAACAAAATTCTGGAGAAGCAGTGTAGCAGTAGTTCTTGTTCTGGTAGGTTTGCTTGGAGCAATGAAGATGAATACAAATACGCTTGATAATACGTATGATAAGTATTTCGAATCAACAACATGGGCTTCTGAACGTTCGGTTTCCAACACTGTTGATATCATACAACAGGCAAAAGTACATTTCCAGAAAAATGAATTCCAGGAAGTTATTGACTTGTTAAATGTTGCAACGGTTAATCCAGATGAAAAATTTGTGACTCAGTTTTATAAAGGATTAAGCTATCAGAATATTAATGAATATCCAAAGGCGGTAACAGCTTATTCAGATGTGATCGATCATGCTAACAACATGTTCATCGAAGAAGCAGAATGGTACAAGGCATTGTGTTACCTGAAAATGGATAAAAAAGCAGAAGCGAAAAAAGAATTGCTTGCAGTAATCGACCGCAAGGGGCACTTTGAAAAAGATGCAAAAGCGGTATTGCGAAAGCTCAGGTACTCTTTTAAATAATCGAAGAATCGTCCAAAAGATTAATTCGAAAAAATATACACATTCAATTAAGCCTGTCGATTACGACGGGCTTTTTTTATGCGAATTCCCTGGTCGATTGAGAAAGCGATAATAAGTAAAATCAGTATCGCGAAAAAGTAAAGATCATAACTGGTATAAATTGGTGAATTATCGCCAATACTTTTAAAACTCATCCAGTAGTGTGGATGTGCAAGTCTTGAATTAGAGTTTTCCAGGTATTTAAGTTTTGCCAGACGAAGTGCCTCGTCTTTTGTTTTTCCTCCTTTAAGATACTTATAGAAGGAAGTCATTATTTGTGTTCCTGCCTCATCTTCTACTTCCCAAAGTGACATTACAACCGACGGACATCCTGCATATAAAAATCCTCTGGCCAGGCTCATTAAACCTTCACCTTTTTGCAATTTCCCAATACCAGTATTACAAGCACTCAATACTGTCATCCTCGCGTCAAGTTTAAGGTTGTATATATCCGCGGTATTTAGCCAACCGTCATTCTCTAATGTCGTAGAGTCAACATTTTGACTAAAAGCTAACCTCGAGTAAGCCGGCAGTGAATCATTGATATAAGCGTGCATAGCTAAGTGAAGAATATCAAAAGATCCACTTTTTGCTCTAAAATTTTGTTCCGTTGCATTGCCGCTTTTGAAAACCGTGGTGCTCACCGATTTAGAAATGGCATCCACCTCTTTTTCAACACCAGGCAATGGTGCAAGGCTGTAACGACTACCTGTCATTTCAAATTCTTCAGAATTGTATTCCGGAGCAAAAGCCAAAGTGTGATTTCGAAGCTTCGGATTTGAGCTCTTGTTTTTTAGATATATATTAACTGAATTGGCATAATTGATATTCATTGTTTTTATCAGGTAATCAAGCTTGTTAAACTGAATAAATTCACTGGTGTCAGGTAAAGACCGAAGCAATCCGTCGAAAGAAAGATAATTTAATTTACCATCAGGTATTATTGTTAGATGCTTGTCGATAAGGTAGCTCTCATATGGCTCAATTAGTAGACGGTAAAGCTTGTAGGCTGACATACAAAATTGCCGGGCATCTTCATTATGTGTAAACATATACTGAGGCGAAGACATGAATTTAAAAGCATCTTCAAGAGATTGTATTTCATTGTTTCGTAGGTCTGTTTTGTTAAATAGGACTTTATCGTTCGATACAAAAAAAGTGTACAACGAACCTATGGTATCGCTAACGGTTTTATCCAGGCTAATCTCTTTTTTTTCAGGTTCAATTAGTACATATTCGATCAATGCTTCCTTTTTATCTGTTTGCGATTGAATATCTTTCATGCTAAGAAATGAACTGGAATATTTCAAATTGTAATAATCAGGATAGTTTTCTTCCATGTACCTGTTTAATTCATCTCTTTGCCTTGAAGCGTTGAAAATTTTATCATTATATTCTTTGAGCAAAACACTGTCAGGATCGTCATAACTTTGTTCTTGATATTGTAATTCTGAATAATTGGAGATTGTATTGTTTAGTTTTTGCTCTAATTCCAATAAACTATCAGGAATCAGACTATTTTCTTGTGCCAGGTCATTCGATATTTTATCAAATACGGCACTACTTTTAAGCTGTTCAGAGTTGTTAAAAGCAATGTCTAAATACTCTTTATTTTTAGATTGTTTATAAGCAAGATAGGCCGTTTCAATGATTTTGCTGATAGTTTGATATTGAAGATTGGTTAGCTGAATTTTACTGTCATCATTCGATAATTCTTTTCTTGCTTTTTGAATGAGATTACTGGTATTGTTGTAGCAACTTAGTGCATAGTCCAGGTTTTTACTGTAATCAAGCCCTTTGTTTTCGTTGTCAAGCAATGCAATATCCAAATAAACATCACCGATTGCTTTTATCAGACTGATACAATCCATTAGTGACCGTGATTGTTCTATGGTAATTTCTGAGTCTTCAGGATTTGTTTGATTCACCTCTAGGGCTGTCAATCCTTTTTTAAACGATTCAATCGCTATCAACAGATTTTTCTTTTTCTCACTCTTGAAACTGGTAATAGCTTGCGTATTAATTGTTCTGTCTTTGTAAATGTCTCCTTCATATTCGTAATAGGTGGCAAGTTCAATTCCACCACTTTTTTGAAGAACTTCGAATATCTGATAAGCGGCAGATAAATTTTCAATGGCCTCATTAAAACGATTTGTTTGAGATAGAAAGGTAGCATAACTCATATAAGCGTTAGCTAAATTTAAGCTAATCCCATAATACTGATTAGTGAGTTCTATTGCGTTTTTATAATATTCATCTGCTGCTTTATAGTTATTTAACATAGCATAACTTGCGCCCAATACATCATTAAATAAGATTTTATCCACAGTATCTGCAACCTGATAGCACTCATCAGCAATTTTTAATACCTCTTGGTAATTATAATTTTTAAATTGTATTTCTGCGATAGCATAATACGCGCCGATTATTTTTTCATTATCTAAAGGTGTTTCTGATTTATAAATAGCAAGTGCTTGATTGAAATATTTTAGTGCATTAATGTAATCTAGTTTTGCTCGGTAAACATTTCCGATATTTAAGTATAGACTACTTAATAAGTTTTTATTAGGTTCTTCGCGCAAGAAAATATTTGTCTCAGCAAGCTTATAATTGTTTAAAGCTTTTTCATTTTGCCCTAAATTTTTGTAAGCAATACCAACAAACATGTACGGTTGTGCCAAATAATAATTTGATTCTCCGTAAATTTTTTTTCTATAATCTAACGATAGTTGAAATGAGTCAAGAGACTCGGCATGTTTTCCTTCGTAGCTTAAGGTAGCCCCTTTTTGCATTAACTTGCTGGCTGTCAGTTTTAACTGTTCGGTATTTTCTTCCTGCCCAACCACAAAATAAGGTAAAATAAGTATATGAAATATAAGGATTGTTCTCCTGAAAATATTCATCTGATGTTGCAATTTATAGTACCAAAATAGAACTTTTTTCAATTTTTTTCAAAAAAGGGGGGTTACCTTTTTGTACTTATCAGAATATATTAGTGAATGTGTGTTTAAAAGTTTAACGAATTAATTTATTATACGATGAAAAGGGTACAGTTTCAATCAACAGAAAATATTTTCGAAGTTAGTGGTTTTGAAGTAATGAACGAAGAAGCTATGAATAATGTTCGTGGTGGAATAGAACCACCAAAAACAAGAGATAAAGATGTTTTCGAATTTGAGGAAGATTAATTCCAAATATTTACTGTTTATTCAATAATAAGATATGAAAGTTATAGCTGATTTTTCGATAGAGAACATAAATGATTTTGAGGTATTATCAAAAGAATTAATGAATAATGTTCGTGGAGGAGTTAAGCCTCCAAAAACTAGAGATAAGGACGTTTTTGAATTTGAAGAAGATTAACTAGGAAAACAATTAACGATGAAAGCTATAACTAATAAATATAAACAAGATTTTAATTTCGAGGTTTTATCGCAAGATGAACTATATGAAGTACGTGGTGGTATAGAACCACCAAAAACAAGAGATAAAGATGTTTTCGAATTTGAAGAAGATTAGCCTATATACAGAACCAATTGAGTTGTTAGTACAGGGGTTAAAACAAGGACGGTTTTAACCCTTTTTTTATGCCTTTATTTTCCCTTTCCCTCAAATAACATATAATTATTAAACTTACATTTTAGGGCCCCGTTAAATAAATCGATCTTTTGAGACGGTTTTAATCCAACAAGTTTTAAGCTTTCAAATGAAGAACTAAGTATCCATGCACTATTACCTGCATATTGGTGCTTTAAACGCTCTCCAATCATTGAGTAAAGACCGTTAAGATCAGTTTCTTTTAGCCGCTCCCCGTAAGGTGGGTTTGTTAAAATCGTAGCGTTATTTAAATCAAGCTCCAGATTTTTAAAGTCGGTGCATTTAAATTTTATTTTATTAAATACCAAAGCCCTACGTGCATTGGTTTGCGCATTTAATAAATTACTTCCTGAAATATCTGATGCATAGATAGTGTATCTGAAATCTCGTTTTTCAACCGGCTCGGTCACTTTTTCCCAAAGTATTGGATCAAAGTCGTTCCAGAGTTGAAAAGCAAACTCTTTTCTGAATTTTGCTGCAGGTATATTCTGGGCAATCATGGCTGCTTCAATTGGCAAAGTACCAGATCCACACATAGGATCCATAAAATCGGAGTTCCCCATCCAGCCTGAGAGGTAAATCATGCCGGCGGCAAGTACTTCGTTTAACGGAGCTTCACCCTGTTTTACTCGATAGCCTCTTTTATGTAAGGATTCACCGGAACTGTCAATCGAAAGCGTACATGAATCCTGGAAAATATGAACGTTGATTATTATATCGGGATTATCGGTGTCAACACTAGGGCGTTTTCCATAGTTTTCACGAAAATAGTCGGCAATAGCATCTTTAACTTTTAAAGAGGCAAACATTGAATTTCTAAAATCACGAGAGTTAACCACAACGCTGTTGATTACAAAGTTCTGATCGACATTAAAATAATTTTGCCATTTAATTTTTTTACATCTTAAATAAAACTGATCTACATTCTTAAACTTGAAATGTTCAATCTCTTTTAAAATGCGCAATGCACTTCTTAAAAGATAATTTGACCTATAAATCAATTCAAGATCGCCTTCGTAGAAAACGGCTCGTTTTGCACGTCGTACATTTTTCCCGCCGATGCGTTTAACTTCTTTTGCTAAAACATCTTCCAGTCCGGAAAAGGTTTTTGCGATTAGATTATATTCTTTCAATTGCTTTTTATTTAGCTTTAAATTCCTGCTCCATCCATAAATGGAATGTCTTTCGGACGTTTTTGTACCACTCGTGAGTTTGCAGGAAGATCATTGGTAACCCAAACATTTCCTCCAATTACGGAGTTTGCTCCAATTGTTATTCGGCCCAGTATTGTTGCACCTGCATAAATCACAACATTGTCTTCCAGAATAGGGTGACGAGGTATTCCTTTTATCGGATTTCCGTCATCATCAAGTGGGAAACTTTTGGCTCCTAAAGTAACTCCCTGGTATATTTTCACATGATCTCCTATGATACACGTAGATCCAATTACAACACCTGTTCCGTGATCTATAGTAAAACTTTCGCCTATTCGAGCGCGGGGATGTATATCAATTCCTGTTTCACTATGTGCCATTTCCGTAATAAAACGGGGAATTAGTGGAACGTCAAGTTCTAACAGTTTATGTGCCACACGATAGTTTGTAATGGCCCTGATACCCGGGTAGCTAAAAATAACTTCACCAAAATTCTTCGCAGCCGGATCGTTTAAGAAGGTTGCCTCCACATCAGTAACAAGCCTTTTTCTTATTTCCGGAAGAAACTCGATAAAAGCAACAGCTTTCTCTTGAGCTACACTTTTATGTTTTTCAACTCTTTGTTCAGATTCGTCATTACATTCAAAGCATAATCCGGCAAGGATCTCTCCTGTTAGAAGCTCAAGAAGCTCATCAACATAAACACCCATATAATGAGGTGTAATGGAACTTTTAAGTGTTGTACTGCCAAAGTATCCCGGGAAAAGAATTTCACGAACCAAATTAATGATGTGCTTCAACTTTTTGTTTGAAGGCAATGGTTCTCCCATCATATGTTTATGACAAACTAACTTATAAGATTCAGGGTTGCTAAGTTTGGTAATGGTATCGAAAATTTTCTGGTCTACTTTGTTATTTGTCATATCAGCGATATTATAATGCAAAACTAATTACATTCGGTTAAGAATTGTTACTTATAACATATAAAACAAGACTCTTGTTGAAGTATTTTAATCTTAATTTGAGATGACTTGAATTGTTGCTAGCTGCCGTTCTTCATAATCGCCTTTTATGATGTGAAAGTTGAATCGAAATTATTTTGGTTTTTAGTCAATTCTTTTGAGGTCTTTTCTCCACTCAATATAGCCCAATAAAGCCATAATTGTATAAACTATAAATAAAATTACAGTAGCCCACAAACCTTTGTAAACGTATAAGCCCGCCGAGAATGCATCCACGAATATCCAAATTAGCCAATGTTCCAGGTATTTTCTGGCAAGCATCCAAGTGGCTATAATACTGAGTGCTGTTGTCATTGAATCCATATGCGGAACATCAGAATTGGTGTAATGATTTAAAATAAAAAGAAGCAGTGCGTAGAGTGCTATTGAAACCACAGCTAACTTCAGCCACAATATTTTTCGTGTCCTTTTTACAGCAACTTTTTTTTCATTTTTCTTTTTCCCAGTTAACCAAAAATACCAACCATAAATACTGATTACCACGTAATAGATCTGAAGCCCCATGTCGGCATATAACCTGGCATTGAAAAATACAACAACATAAATTGCCGAGGTTAACAAGCCCGTTGGCCAGGTTAAGATGTGTTGTTTGATGGAAAAAATAATGTAGGCTAAACCAAGAATGGCTCCCAGTATTTCAATGTAATTACTTAAGAGCCATTCCAAAACTATATCAGTCATAAAATTTAATCAGTTGTAACCAATAGATTATCGTATTCTTCCTGATTTTCAATAACATCTAGTGCTTTTAATATCGCATCATCTTCTTCGTATAAAATTTTATACATGTCATTTCTGGAGAATACATCACGTGCTACCAGTGCTTTCAGTTCTCTTTTTAAATCATCTTCAAGGAAAGCCAGACTTTCTTCGTCCTTTTCAATGCCTTCTTCGATTCCTTTTGCAACTACTTCGTCTATATTTTCATCGGTTATCTCAAACTTTTTATTAAAGTCATCAAAAGAGGAGTACGTTTCTTCTAACTCGCTTCTGTGAGAATCAACATAGTCTAACACAAAATTATAAGTAACCTGGTTTCTTCGCAGTTTATTCACATATGCATAATGCGATGAAGTATCAAGTGGAATGAAAATATCAGGCATTACACCACCTCCACCGTATACTGATCTTCCGTTAACCAGTGTTTTATGTTCCAATTCAGTGTCAAATTGAATGCTGTCGGCATTATACATTTCTCCATGAGAAAGACGATTTGCATAATCTTTTCTGTATTCGCTAACACCATCTTCGTAGGGTTTTTGAATACATCTTCCACTTGGAGTATAATAGTGAGCTGTTGTTAATCGAACCATCGATCCATCATTAAGAAAGAAAGGTTTTTGCACCAAGCCTTTTCCAAATGAGCGACGGCCAATTATTACACCGCGATCCCAATCCTGAACTGCACCAGATACAATTTCACTTGCCGAAGCAGAACCCTCATTAACCAGTACCACTAATTTCCCGTCCTCCAACGTTCCTTTTGAAGAGGCTTTGTATTCCCGCTTAGGATCATTCGTGCCATCGGTATAAACAATTAGTTGCTGATTGTTTAAAAATTGGTCGGCAAGTTCGATTGCAGATTTCAAATAACCACCACCATTGTTGCGAAGATCAAGAACAAGGTTCTGCACTCCTTCTCGCTTTAAATCGTT comes from uncultured Draconibacterium sp. and encodes:
- the epsC gene encoding serine O-acetyltransferase EpsC encodes the protein MTNNKVDQKIFDTITKLSNPESYKLVCHKHMMGEPLPSNKKLKHIINLVREILFPGYFGSTTLKSSITPHYMGVYVDELLELLTGEILAGLCFECNDESEQRVEKHKSVAQEKAVAFIEFLPEIRKRLVTDVEATFLNDPAAKNFGEVIFSYPGIRAITNYRVAHKLLELDVPLIPRFITEMAHSETGIDIHPRARIGESFTIDHGTGVVIGSTCIIGDHVKIYQGVTLGAKSFPLDDDGNPIKGIPRHPILEDNVVIYAGATILGRITIGANSVIGGNVWVTNDLPANSRVVQKRPKDIPFMDGAGI
- a CDS encoding CHAT domain-containing tetratricopeptide repeat protein; this translates as MKKVLFWYYKLQHQMNIFRRTILIFHILILPYFVVGQEENTEQLKLTASKLMQKGATLSYEGKHAESLDSFQLSLDYRKKIYGESNYYLAQPYMFVGIAYKNLGQNEKALNNYKLAETNIFLREEPNKNLLSSLYLNIGNVYRAKLDYINALKYFNQALAIYKSETPLDNEKIIGAYYAIAEIQFKNYNYQEVLKIADECYQVADTVDKILFNDVLGASYAMLNNYKAADEYYKNAIELTNQYYGISLNLANAYMSYATFLSQTNRFNEAIENLSAAYQIFEVLQKSGGIELATYYEYEGDIYKDRTINTQAITSFKSEKKKNLLIAIESFKKGLTALEVNQTNPEDSEITIEQSRSLMDCISLIKAIGDVYLDIALLDNENKGLDYSKNLDYALSCYNNTSNLIQKARKELSNDDSKIQLTNLQYQTISKIIETAYLAYKQSKNKEYLDIAFNNSEQLKSSAVFDKISNDLAQENSLIPDSLLELEQKLNNTISNYSELQYQEQSYDDPDSVLLKEYNDKIFNASRQRDELNRYMEENYPDYYNLKYSSSFLSMKDIQSQTDKKEALIEYVLIEPEKKEISLDKTVSDTIGSLYTFFVSNDKVLFNKTDLRNNEIQSLEDAFKFMSSPQYMFTHNEDARQFCMSAYKLYRLLIEPYESYLIDKHLTIIPDGKLNYLSFDGLLRSLPDTSEFIQFNKLDYLIKTMNINYANSVNIYLKNKSSNPKLRNHTLAFAPEYNSEEFEMTGSRYSLAPLPGVEKEVDAISKSVSTTVFKSGNATEQNFRAKSGSFDILHLAMHAYINDSLPAYSRLAFSQNVDSTTLENDGWLNTADIYNLKLDARMTVLSACNTGIGKLQKGEGLMSLARGFLYAGCPSVVMSLWEVEDEAGTQIMTSFYKYLKGGKTKDEALRLAKLKYLENSNSRLAHPHYWMSFKSIGDNSPIYTSYDLYFFAILILLIIAFSIDQGIRIKKARRNRQA
- a CDS encoding sigma-70 family RNA polymerase sigma factor; translation: MINYTDAQILKGILRHDNLILQYIYKQYYYKVNYFIKKNQGNEDDASDIFQEAIIVIYRKLKENDLIFEKSSFQGYLFSVCRFLWLKQLEKRRIEREKLNDSLPFQEDVYDDNLVEIVDKNEKYGLYQKHFKTLSTDCQKLLQMFFEKVPLREIAKIMGYKTEKYAKTRKYKCKELLIKRIKQDTEFKKILEDDT
- a CDS encoding class I SAM-dependent RNA methyltransferase encodes the protein MKEYNLIAKTFSGLEDVLAKEVKRIGGKNVRRAKRAVFYEGDLELIYRSNYLLRSALRILKEIEHFKFKNVDQFYLRCKKIKWQNYFNVDQNFVINSVVVNSRDFRNSMFASLKVKDAIADYFRENYGKRPSVDTDNPDIIINVHIFQDSCTLSIDSSGESLHKRGYRVKQGEAPLNEVLAAGMIYLSGWMGNSDFMDPMCGSGTLPIEAAMIAQNIPAAKFRKEFAFQLWNDFDPILWEKVTEPVEKRDFRYTIYASDISGSNLLNAQTNARRALVFNKIKFKCTDFKNLELDLNNATILTNPPYGERLKETDLNGLYSMIGERLKHQYAGNSAWILSSSFESLKLVGLKPSQKIDLFNGALKCKFNNYMLFEGKGK
- a CDS encoding tetratricopeptide repeat protein, which produces MTPKAELFGRIEDYCLELLNNQEREEFEKELELNQELREEVELHKNIQSAVLEMDVLDLKGKLDEIQSNSTKNGKLNGSFELLEDLSEFEEFTEELSPEELIESFESLPKVHVYQHERTSNENIHHYYKEQNGSDQAIMEEEDLNGFDMEGLEGLEEAVLETDILNLRDTLQQVAKSVEPQYSAEDIDNYLNGEMGDDILAEFEDEIAQNEYLQSEVNLHKDVEFAVAESDVMDLRNELRNIMDAETSWNVSEHTIEDFIDGILEDESLLEEFSAELKENTDLMAEVNLRENINGAVAEVDIMALRQKLKDARSESEKKEVKSIVMPRFEIGSTKFWRSSVAVVLVLVGLLGAMKMNTNTLDNTYDKYFESTTWASERSVSNTVDIIQQAKVHFQKNEFQEVIDLLNVATVNPDEKFVTQFYKGLSYQNINEYPKAVTAYSDVIDHANNMFIEEAEWYKALCYLKMDKKAEAKKELLAVIDRKGHFEKDAKAVLRKLRYSFK
- a CDS encoding S41 family peptidase, producing the protein MTKLKHIKTIGINLILALFIVLPTTLKAQNEVQENQVKFARLLRLVDGYYVDSANVDDLTEKAIVHLLGELDPHSTYISKEEVDKMNEPLKGNFEGIGISFNIYKDTLMVTTTISGGPSEKVGLRAGDRIVEVDGKDIAGIGLKNSDVFDLLRGEKGSKVDLTIARKGESNPLDFTIIRDKIPIFSLDASYMLDESTGYIKLNKFAATTTEEFLSAMNDLKREGVQNLVLDLRNNGGGYLKSAIELADQFLNNQQLIVYTDGTNDPKREYKASSKGTLEDGKLVVLVNEGSASASEIVSGAVQDWDRGVIIGRRSFGKGLVQKPFFLNDGSMVRLTTAHYYTPSGRCIQKPYEDGVSEYRKDYANRLSHGEMYNADSIQFDTELEHKTLVNGRSVYGGGGVMPDIFIPLDTSSHYAYVNKLRRNQVTYNFVLDYVDSHRSELEETYSSFDDFNKKFEITDENIDEVVAKGIEEGIEKDEESLAFLEDDLKRELKALVARDVFSRNDMYKILYEEDDAILKALDVIENQEEYDNLLVTTD
- the pnuC gene encoding nicotinamide riboside transporter PnuC encodes the protein MTDIVLEWLLSNYIEILGAILGLAYIIFSIKQHILTWPTGLLTSAIYVVVFFNARLYADMGLQIYYVVISIYGWYFWLTGKKKNEKKVAVKRTRKILWLKLAVVSIALYALLLFILNHYTNSDVPHMDSMTTALSIIATWMLARKYLEHWLIWIFVDAFSAGLYVYKGLWATVILFIVYTIMALLGYIEWRKDLKRID